A region of the Oncorhynchus clarkii lewisi isolate Uvic-CL-2024 chromosome 4, UVic_Ocla_1.0, whole genome shotgun sequence genome:
acactggaatggtagatttgcagtggaagaatgtgcaaagtagaaataaaaataatggggtgcaaaggagctaaataaataaaataaatccagtagggaaagaggtagttgtttgggctaaattataagtgggctatgtacaggggctgtaatctgtgagctgctctgacagttggtgcttaaagctagtgagggagataagtgtttccagtttcagagatttttgtagttcgttccagtcattggcagcagagaactggaaggagaggcggccaaaggaagaattggttttgggggtgactagagagatatacctgctggagcgtgtgctacaggtgggagaagctatggtgaccagcgagctgagataaggggggactttacctagcaaggtcttgtagatgacatggagccagtgggtttggcgacgagtatgaagcaagggccagccaacgagagcgtacaggtcgcaatggtgggtagtatatggtgctttggtgacaaaacgtatTGCGCTGTgatactgcatccaatttgttgagtagggtattggaggctattttgtaaatgacatcgccgaagtcgaggattggtaggatggtcagttttacaagggtatgtttggcagcatgagtgaaggatgctttgttgcgaaataggaagccaattctagatttaactttggattggagatgtttgatgtgggtctggaaggagtgtttacagtctaacaagacacctaggtatttgtagttgtccacatattctaaatcagagccgtccagagtagtgatgttggacaggcgggcaggtgcaggcagcgatcggttgaagagcatgcattagtttgacatgtttttaagagcaattggaggccacggaaggagagttgtatggcattgaagcttgcctggagggttgttaacacagtgtccaatgaagggccagaagtatacagaatggtgtcgtctgcgtagaggtggatcagagacttaccagcagcaagagcgacatcattgatgtatacagagaagagagttggtccaagaattgaaccctgtggcacccccatagagactgccagaggtccggacagcagaccctccgatttgacatactgaactctatcagagaagtagttggtgaacctggcgaggcaatcatttgaggaaccaaggctgtcgagtctgccgatgaggatgtggtgattgacagagtcgaaagccttggccagatcaatgaatacggctgcacagtaatgtttcttatcgatggcggttaagatatcgtttaggaccttgagcgtggctgaggtgcacccatgaccagctctgaaaccagattgcatagcagagaaggtatggtgagatttgaCAGTCTGGTGCAACtggtggtggatggagcgagacatgatgtcccagatgtgctcaattggattcaggtctggggaacgggcaggccagtccatagcatcaatgccttcctcttgcaggaactgctgacacactccatctagcattgtcttgcattaggaggaacccagggccaaccgcaccagcatatggtctcacaaggggtctgaggatctcatctcggtacctaatggcagtcaggctacctctggtgagcacatggagccccaaagaaatgccaccccacaccatgactgacccaccgccaaaccggtcatgctggaggatgttgcaggcagcagaacgttctccacggcgtctccagactgtcacgtctgtcacgtgctcagtgtgaacctgctttcatctgtgaagagcactggGAGCCAgcggcgaatttgccaatcttggtgttctctggcaaacgtcctgcacggtgttgggctgtaagcacaacccccacctgtggatgtcgggccctcataccaccatcatggagtctgtttctgaccgtttgagcagacacatgcacatacgTGGCCTGCttgaggtcattttgcagggctcttgcagtgctcctccttgcacaaaggcggaggtagcggtcctgctgatGGGTtgatggcctcctccacgtctcctgatgtactggcctgtctcctgtcttgccacagctcgcattgatgtgccatcctggatgagctgcactacccgagccacttgtgtgggttgtagactctgtctcatgctaccactagagtgaaagcaccgccagcattcaaaagtgaccaaaacatcagccaggaagcataggaactgagaagtggtctgtagtcaccacctgcagatccactcctttattgggggtgtcttgctaattgcctataatttccacctgttgtctattccatttgcacaacagcatgtgacatttattgtcaatcagtgttgcttcctaagtggacagtttgatttcaaagaagtgtgattgacttggagtcaaattgtgttgtttaagtgttcccttttctttttttgagcagtgtattttgatttgtttaacaccttttttggttactacatgattgaatatgtgttatttcatagtgttgatctcttcactattattctacaatgtagaaaatagtaaaaaatagagaaacacttgaattagtaggtgtgtccaaacttatgactgACTGGCTCTGTACATTCtacacgattctgtgcttccaactttgtggcaacagtttggggaaggctctttcctgttttagcatgacattgctcttgtgcacaaagcgaggtccatacaggaaTGGATTGTTgagactggcctgcacagagccctgaccttaaccccatcgaacacctttgggatgaattggaatgccttctgcgagccaggcctagtcAGATTTGAGTGATGTCCCTAAACTACAAAATTTGCCATATTGAGAAAAACAATGATTACAAAACAAATAGCGTTTGCCTTTTTAAAATTGCTTCTTGCAATAGTCATTTGGAACATTGTGGTAAAATTGACATTTGAATTCatcaaaatatttatatatatcgcCTAGCCCTAGATGAGCCCTCCATGTGCACTAATCCTAAATGCATTTGTCAGTGTTGTACATTTCTTTACTGTAGGTGACGTGTCTATCCATGAAATGGTGGACCCTGCCAACAGGACAGCATGGATCACAAGCAAAGTGGACTTGGCAAAGAAGCAGTTTATGGATGGCATCAACATAGACATTGAGCAAGAGGTGGCCGACTCCTCCCCAGAGTACTACACCTTGACAGCACTCGTCAAAGAGACCACTGAGGCCTTTCATAGAGAGATCCCAGGTTCCCAGGTGAGTACAATAGTGTATCCTAGTCATGCCAGACCAATAACTTGGGGTGTAGGGGATATGTTGGCGTGTAAGCTAATTACGCTCTGATTCACAAATGAAAGCGGGCCACATTCACAATTTTGGTTGAAATTAAATTGATTAATCCAACCTTACAATCTGCATACCTAAGCTTTTTTGGGTGTCACAACTGAAAACACTCATCAGGCACCAACCAGAAGAAAATGAACTGAAACAGCTGTTTTCGTTTTACTATGATGTGCCCTAATGCAGgggttttcaaacctctcctTGGGGACCACCAGCCATTCCATATATTAGAActattccagagctagcacaccttattcaacttgtcaactaactATCAAAACTTTGATTAGGTTTATCAGATGATCTAGCTCAGGGCTACAACAATAGTGTGGATTGTCTGGGTGTACCAGATGGGATATTTCAAAACCACTGCCCTAATGAATAGGACCCAGCTTCCTCCGTGCCCTTAACTTACCCTCTTCTCCTGACTCGTTCTCAGGTGTCATTTGATGTTGCCTGGTCGCCCAAGTGTATAGACGGGCGCTGCTATGACTACGCCGCCATTGCAGAGTCCTGCGACCTGCTATTTGTGATGTCATATGATGAGCAGAGTCAAATATGGGGCGATTGTGTTGCGATGGCAAATGCGCCATTCAATCAGACACAGTCAGGTAAGTAATTTGTGGAGAAGGACCTCTAGAAGCCCAAACCAGAAGCCATTTTATTGCAGTTATTTGACTTAAAGCTAAAAACTACGGATCCCTAGCCACTACTTGTCATGCTGAACAGACTAATCCTAACCTGCTATGGCCTTCTGTCTTTTATTCCAGCGTATGACCAATATTTGGCGATGATGATAGATCCAAAGAAGCTTGTGATGGGAGTACCATGGTATGGCTATGATTACCCTTGTCTCGACTTCTCCCAGGTGAATACTCCAAAATTGAACTTCTCAACTTTACTTGAGTGTATGCCCTGTTAGTTTACACTATCAATGTTTCCCTCTACTGTGGGGATTATGATCAAATCAACATATTAGCCACTTTTCAATGCACAATACCGTAACAAATCTAACTATGCAAGACAGTCTGTGATTTTGGTTTTTGGCAGAGCGCATCGAGCGATCGCAAGTAGATGCGCCTTTTTTTGAGATCAGGGCCtcatgtagccacgtgtgcacatttattcatattctttgctagttagtgaggttattagcccagttatagcttATTTCTGGTCAGCAatggggagtgattgcttcctacaagagcacaaaacgtacATTTCTAGCCATCTTTGGAAATCGAGTCAGGTAAATAGTTTTTTTATGTCTTAAAGAGGCAGTGTTATATTTTGAGATAAACTTGAATAATCTAAGAAGCCGATAGGTAGAGGGTAGCATACATTTTGTGAGGATGTTCTCTAAAGTCTCATGGATTGTAGACCTACATTGAACACGTTGGATGCtacttactgtatgtaggctGTATCATGGAACAGTTATTTCAATAGCTATTTCCATGTTTGTCTGTTTTTGATgttaggccactctggtaggcctacattatgatcaaatagccacagtagccttcttggccactgttaaaacgtttaacttaaagcaggtacagcctcagtgttcacagtaaacacgtGCCAGAAGTTGCACAGAATGCACTTTCAAGTTTGCGCTTAGTGCcctcaaagtattcacaccccttggctttttccacattttattacagcctgaatttaaaaagaattacatttagatttttttttgtcactggctacacaataccccttaatgtcaaagtggaattagtgcattcgaaaagtattcagaccccttccctttttccacattgttagattacagccttattctaaaatggattaaataaactaaatccctcatcaatctacctcatacctcataatgacaaatcaaaacatgttttagaAGTGTTAGCTAatataggtattcagaccctttgttatgagacttaaaattgagctccagtgcatcctgttaccattgatcatccttgatgtttttacaacttgattggtgtccacctgtggtaaattcaattgattggacatgatttggaaaggcgcacacctgtctatcattcttaaatgaaagaagtttcgGAACCAAAAagcctcttcctagagctggccaccaggccaaactgagcagtcgggggagctggttactctgacagagctccagagttcctctgtggagatgggagaaccttccagaaggacaaccatctctgcagcactccaccaatcaggcctttatggtagtggccagacagaagccactcctcagtaaaatgcacatgactctgactatgagaaacattctctggtttgatgaaaccaagattaaacccTTCTAACCTGAAATAAAcattggcaccatccctacggtgatgcatggtggtagcagcatcatgctgtggggatgtttttcagcggcggggactgggagactagtccggattAAGGGAAAgaggaacggagcaaagtacagaagtgatccttgatgaaaacctgctccagaccactcaggacctcagactggggcaaatgttcaccttccaacaggacaatgaccttaagcacacaacctgacagagcttgaagggtctgcagacaagaatgggagaaactccccaaatataggtgtgccaagcttgcagcgccatacccaaggagactcgagggtgtaatcgctgccaatggggtttcaacaaagtactgagtaaagggtctgactaTATATTAGTAAtgcattttctaaaaacctgtttttgttgtcattattgggtattgtgtgtagatggatggataaaactatcgattttagaataaggctgtaatgttacaaagtggaaaaagtcaaggggtctgaacatttTCCGAACGCactatgttcaggagtaaaaattggcttaacaagtcacattgaATTTCAAACACGGATTCAACAACaaataccagggaggttttccaattcctcgcaaagatgggtacctattggtagataggtcaaatataaaataaagtCCTTTAAGCGTTGTGAAGGCATTAATAACGCTTTGGATGGTTTATTAATACGTCcacagttgctggagaggaatgaAACCACACAGGGTTTCCAACAGAGTTTTcaatggctgtaataggagaacTTAGGATGGATCAACAGTGTTGTAGTTactcactccacaatactaacctcattgacagagtggaaaggaagcatgtacagaagaaaaaatattcaaaaatatgcatcctgtttccagtaAGGCACTACCATAAAACTGCAAAAATGAACTTTGTACTGGATACAAAGCATTATGTGTAGGGCAAATCCAACATACTATACACATCATGGAGTACCACTcatcatattttcaagaatggtggtggctgcatgttatgggtatgctttctTGTTTTTTACagtagagctaagcacaggcaaaatcctagaggaaaacctggttcaatctgctttcctttcctaggagctcagatgcaaaaatataATGTCCaatgtcttcatcagggtatatcAATCTGCTTTCcgacactgggagacaaactcacctttcagcagaacaataaccttaCCAAtctgcttaccaagacgacattgaatgttcctgagtgaccttgttgcagttttgacttaaatctatggcaagacttaaatggctgtttagcaataatcaacaaccaattttgGCAGCCTATTTTAAAAAGAAtgtgcaatccaggtgtgcaaaactcttagaCTTACTcacaaagactcacagctgtaaacgctgccaaaggtgactctaactcagggggttgaatacttatctaatcaagagatgtatatatttatttattttccactttgacagagtattttgtgtagatcgttgacataAAAATGAATATTCTATGAATTTTAATTCCattttgtaacaacaaaatgttgaaaaagtctaggggtgtgaatactttctgtagcAGGCACTGTACCAGAAAAAAATTAGAGAACATCGTCCTGCTGTCTCAACTATGTGTATTTTTCTCTAATTAGGAAGGGGTGTGCTCCTTAGCCAAGGTTCCGTTCCGGGGTGCACCTTGTAGCGATGCAGCTGGCCGTCAGATCCCTTACAGCTTTATGATGAAACAGATCAACGGCTCTCTGTCTGGCAGGCTGTGGGACGAGGTCCAGCTGGCTCCCTACTACAACTACAAGGTATGGAGACACATTGTATAGAAAGTTTGTTGAACAAGTATCCTAAGCCCATTTGTCTGGGCTGCTGGTGGCAAATGACAACTCAACACAAGCTGCAGCCATTTTGGGGGAAAGGCTATTTGACTGAAGTGCTGTTAGTTCAATCTAACACAGTCACCTCACAACAAATCGCTTCCTCCAAATCCAATAAAAAACACTGGCTCAAGTTGAACTCTCGCCAAGGCTGCATTATCCTCCTTGTTTGCAAAGAGGGTGCCATTGTCGCTGTTGCCCCATTACAGAGTTTGTGAACTGAACTATCATCCACAGGACCAAAGGGGACAGATCCATCAGGTGTGGTACGACGACCCAGAAAGCATTGCCCTGAAGGTGGCATATGTACGAGAGCTGGGCCTGAAGGGCACGGGGATGTGGTGCGGCAACCTCCTGGACTACAGCAACAACTCAGTTGCCCAGGAACAGAGTCGAGACATGTGGAACGCCCTCATGGGTTGCCAAGACGCTCAGTGCTGAGAAGACTGCCTTTCCATTGGATCCTCACAGCTATTTGTTGCTAGTCAATAGATGCTTTTGTTCGAGGACAGAAGTGGGACAGAGGAACCGTAACGTGTATTCCTCTTGATCTCAGGGATGCGTACTTGCACTTCTATTTCATAGTAGTTTTTTTTATTGCAATTGTAAAAACATGAGCCACTTTAAGAGGGGGTATGTTTTGTACAAAGAATCATGCCAACACAGATGATTGTCAAACGCAGCATTGTGCCACTGTGAATCTTACAAAACAAATTTGGCTTTGCCGTATAAGCACTTAATAAATACTGTGATGTGCATATGCCAGtagattaaataaaaaacataaataattcCCGCCAACAATATTTGTCTTTTCTTTTACTCTCACGaacactgtttaaaaaaaatattttaactttataggcaagtcagttaagaacaaattcttattttcaatgacggcctagtcaATCCTAAAACTGCTGTGACTTTGAAGAAAATTCCATCATGAAACGGTTACGAAATCTCTTAGTCATGGCAGATACTGTTGCTTTGATACTGTACAAATATTTGTTTTCATACTTAAGATTTTAAGATGGTAGTATCAACACAGGTAAATGATCAAATGAGAGATTGTTCTTGCTGCAACAGGGACACCACAGTTTAATACGAACAATTGTTGTTTGGTAAACTGAAGTCATGGCTTTCACTTGATATGCATTGCAAATAGACATAATTTAAATGTGACCTTTTCTAAAATATATAATTTGGAATAAGCGAAAAGCAAACATTGTCTTCTGGAATAAGGCCACGGTGGTACTGGTAGAAGTGGCTCAGTTAGGGATGCTTTGAACCTGTGGTCTGTCCTTTGCTCCTGCTCCAAAGCCCATGGAGCCAGAGAGAAATGTCTGGGTATTCTTCTGGGCCAGCTCAGCCTTCAAGGCTCTCAGCTCTGTGGCAGCCTGCTTCCCGAGCTAGGAGGAAATAAACAAGGAAGTGCATCAATGAAAAACATTGAGCACTGTCTGTCCATCAAAGCTCTCCACCTCCTGCCCAAGTCCCATGTAAAAGTTGATAACTGAAATGTCTGCTTCTCATTTGAAATATTTTTCAACTGAGCCCTTAACATACTGTAGTTTTTCCCAATGAGATAAACAGGGATGGAAAAATAGAGAATTGCATTTACATTTGTAGAGTTATGAGGGAGTCAAATTGCAATTAAGATTTTAATACCTTGATCTCTGTGACGAGCCTCATCTTGGCATCATCCACCTTCCTCCTTAGGTTGTCAATCTCATGGCTCTCTGTCATTATCTGGATAATGAGCTCATTCTGAACATGGTGGGAagagtacccaattgtcatacttgaagattccttaatagaaaatgtaaatgtaaaaaaaaacattctgacataatttacaaacaaagcatttgtgtttagtgagtccaccagatcagaggcagtagagatgaccagggatgttcatttgataagtgcgtgaattggaccattttcctgtcctgctaagcattcaaaatgtaacgagtacttggGTGTCAAGCAAAATGTATCAAGTAAAAAGCACATTCTTtaatttaggaatgtagtaaagtaaaagttgtcccaaatataaatagtaaagtacagatccACACGaacactacttaagtagtacgtcaaagtatttttacttaagtactttacaccactgtctaTAATAATGGCATGGTCTGTATTGACCACAATATGAACTGATTCCCTCTAGTGGATGATGTGGCACAGTCAAACTGACATTGTTGCTATGGCCTTACTGAACCATAAAACCTGAATCAACTTTACATCCCAATAATCTGCATGTTCACTTCCTTCACAGATTTAAAAGCAAAAAAATCATTAAATAAATGTGGTGGAAACTATCTAGCCAATGTTTGGGGAGGGGAGCACACTTCAGTTGAAGGAGTGATTGTTACTTTGGTGCTCGACAATCTTGCCCGCCATCTGGGctttcctcctccatccctcgcCTTTAGCTGGTGTAGGATGTTATTGTAGAATATCTCCAGCTCTTGACGAAGACTTCTCAATGTGACCTCCAAAGGGGCTGTGGCCTTCTTGGTATCAAAATAACTCCTCTTCCAACTATCACGAGctggaaaacaacaacaaaagctcTCGGCAAAATTGACTTGCTTTTGCTGCAGTGTCAGTTCTGAACCCATTTATTTCCAGAAAGAGTTTTGAAAAAACAAGATGAAGGTTAAATTGAGGAAGGAAAACATGATTTAGTTGTTTTTTCTGTAACTTTTAAAAGCTGTAGATATAATGCTTTATACGCTGTTATAAGCATGTATGAGACGTTTGTTttctacactaaacaaaaatataaacgcgacatgcaacaattttaaagattttactgatttacagttcttataaggaaatcagtcaattgaaatgtattaggccctaatctatggatttcacatgactgggtatacagatatgcatctgttggtcacagataccttgggGGGGGGacgtagatcagaaaaccagtcagtatctggtgagaccaccatttgcttcatgcagcaCGACATCATCTTcgcatggagttgatcaggctgttgattgtggcctgtggaatgttgtcccactcctggatattggcaggaactggaacatgctgttgtacatgtcgatccagagcatcccaaacatgctcaattggtgacatgtctggggagtatacaggccatggaagaacatggacattttcagcttccaggaattgtgtacagatccttgcgacatggggctgtgcattatgatggcagtggatgaatggcacgacaatgggcctcagggtctcgtcacggtatctctctgcattcaaattgccatcgataaaatgcaattgtgtttgttgtccgtagtttatgcctacCCATAACATAACCCCAGTACCACCATGggccactctgttcacaacattgacaacagcaaaccgctcacgcacatgacgccatacacgctATCTTCCCactacagttgaaaccaggattcatcggtaaagagcacacttctccagcgtgcaaGTGGCCAGCTAAGGTGAGCATTTGTCCACAAGTCAGTTACGACGCTGaattgcagtcaggtcaagaccagTTGAAGCGCTtcaggggaggaccatcctcagggAATTTCAGAAAAATTTAAAGTGAAACATTAAAGTTTAACGTTTTAGCTAAAActacactaaatatattcacgtcaccaactaattgattaaaaaacactgttttgcaatgaagttctacagtagcctcagcagcactatgtagtgagccggaggacagctagcttctgtcctctgagtacattgacttcaatacaaaacctaggaggctcatggttctcaccatCTTCCAAAGACTTACAGAgtaattatgaccacttccggaggacattctccaacctatcagagctcttgcagcatgaactgacacccattcaaaggatcagagaatgaatatagtactgaaagcataagctacagctttctagcactgcagtgcataacatgtggtgagtagttgactcaaaaagacaatagttgaacagatttgaacaaatacatttctagAGAGATTTcgtagtatatatttttttcacttttACTTGCTTAGCTAGCatcgaatgcagctagctagattagcctactcaaacacccggctcaaacagagagggatgatatgttagctagctggctgtccaacactggaactcttccaagtcaaggtaagcttttggttttattaatttattgcggCCTGTGGGTGTAACTactaaactgcttgctgctgactacactgtactgcatgtttgtagcaggtttactaatgcgttaattcttgtagctatgttgactatgacatgaCAACAATGTAGGgactgtgtgtagtggttagcgGTCATGacatgaaggtttggcttggaaaggttttttcacctggtcacagacagctgatgtgttgtgtacTGGAGTCCACatgcgaagggaaaaggtgagaggaggagagtgcatagtAGATAGACAAcgagctgtttgtatgtggctgctatgaaagtgaactgtgtttgcgtctaatcaggggtgtattcattgtgccgattctgttgaaaaacatttcttaaacggaatgAAAAGgcgataaacatacctgaatttgtccaatagaaactcttttgcaactgttggactaatgattacaccctagatcagctagatgcaggcaaaagTGTGCAAGGCGGCATTGAATATGtccctgtctgtcaccttgactaCTCAATTCTCTCGACCTgcgcacctacgttgtaaactttcattcataggctagattGTAGCAACCTCACGATGGGTACAGggaaattagagtatcatgtagtagcctaaacctatatttatacattgagctgggtgaatggaatatgaatgacagtcatgcAATATGCTGTAATAGTAATAAAGCCATGTTCATAAAAAAAagatcatcctccctcatgttaAACTGCACTGACCACCACTGGTGAAGACAATTAGTATgcaaatgagcttccctgagatggttgctgaaagtttgtgcagaaattcttcagttgtgtgaacccacagtttcatcagctgtctgggtggcatgtctcagaccatcccgccgctgaagaagccggatgtggaggtcctgggctggcgtggtttgtggttgtgaggccggttgaacgtactgccaaattctctaaaacaacgtaggtaggtggcttatggtagagaaattaacatgaaattctctggcaacagttttggtggacattcctgcactcagcatgccaattgcacgctccctcaaaacttgagacatctgtggcattgtgtgctaaaactgcacattttagagtggccttttattgtcccgagCACAAGGTGCCACCTGTGTAattatttaatcagcttcttgatatgccacacctgccaggtgattagattatcttggcaaaggataaatgctcactaacagggatgtaaacaaatgtatgtacaaaatgagagaaattagctttttgtgctgggatcttgtatttcagctcatgaaaaatgggaccaacactttacatgttttatttctttgtagtttattttccctttttttgtgttttgtggTGTCCCTGGTATACCATGCTGTCACAATGGATATGGTGTATGCATTTGTAGGTCAATTTAGAAACTATAATTATTTTTGGCCTTGCACAGTAAAAGCCCCACCTTAGATATTCGACATGC
Encoded here:
- the LOC139406911 gene encoding di-N-acetylchitobiase translates to MWLFLFLTLVSVCCKAEVCPCEIQELCQQIRDEKDFEVFVFDVGKKAWKSYDWGKVTTVAAFGKYDAELMCHAHSKGARLVLKGDVSIHEMVDPANRTAWITSKVDLAKKQFMDGINIDIEQEVADSSPEYYTLTALVKETTEAFHREIPGSQVSFDVAWSPKCIDGRCYDYAAIAESCDLLFVMSYDEQSQIWGDCVAMANAPFNQTQSAYDQYLAMMIDPKKLVMGVPWYGYDYPCLDFSQEGVCSLAKVPFRGAPCSDAAGRQIPYSFMMKQINGSLSGRLWDEVQLAPYYNYKDQRGQIHQVWYDDPESIALKVAYVRELGLKGTGMWCGNLLDYSNNSVAQEQSRDMWNALMGCQDAQC